The following are encoded in a window of Vigna unguiculata cultivar IT97K-499-35 chromosome 8, ASM411807v1, whole genome shotgun sequence genomic DNA:
- the LOC114193162 gene encoding transcription factor SPEECHLESS-like — protein MESQKLSISSSAETEAEISPESKTKKLIPTLPEEPQKVSHITVERNRRKQMNLNLSVLRSLMPSFYAKRGDQASIIGGVVDYINELQQVLQCLEAKKQRKVYSDVLSPRVVSSTRASPLSPRKPALSPRINLPISPRTPQPDSPYKPSYLSPTIANSPTSSASSSINDNIKELVASSKSLMADVEVKFSGPHLLLKTVSPPIPGQPLRIISALEDLALEILHVNINIADEIMLSSFTIKIGIECQLSAEELAQQIQQTFY, from the exons ATGGAGTCTCAAAAGCTCTCAATATCTTCAAGTGCTGAAACTGAGGCTGAAATCTCACCCGAAAGCAAGACAAAAAAGCTTATCCCCACCTTGCCGGAGGAACCACAGAAGGTGTCTCATATAACAGTGGAGCGCAACCGAAGAAAGCAGATGAATTTAAACTTGTCCGTATTAAGGTCACTTATGCCTTCCTTCTATGCCAAACGG GGAGACCAAGCATCAATAATTGGAGGTGTGGTCGATTACATCAACGAGTTGCAACAGGTGCTACAGTGCCTAGAGGCcaagaaacaaagaaaagttTACAGTGATGTACTAAGCCCGAGGGTAGTTTCAAGCACAAGGGCTTCACCACTAAGTCCTAGAAAACCAGCATTGAGCCCTAGAATAAACCTACCCATTAGTCCAAGGACACCACAACCTGACAGCCCTTACAAACCCAGTTACCTTTCTCCAACTATAGCCAACTCTCCCACTTCTTCGGCTTCTTCTTCCATCAACGATAATATCAAAGAGCTTGTTGCGAGTTCCAAGTCTCTTATGGCTGATGTTGAGGTCAAGTTTTCAGGTCCACATCTTCTTCTCAAGACAGTTTCACCACCAATTCCTGGACAGCCTCTGCGAATAATATCAGCACTTGAAGACCTAGCACTTGAAATCCTTCATGTCAACATCAACATTGCTGATGAAATCATGCTGAGCTCGTTCACTATTAAG ATTGGAATTGAATGCCAACTCAGTGCCGAAGAACTCGCTCAACAAATCCAGCAAACATTCTACTAA